A window of Puntigrus tetrazona isolate hp1 chromosome 11, ASM1883169v1, whole genome shotgun sequence contains these coding sequences:
- the hcfc1a gene encoding host cell factor 1a isoform X2 — protein MTSPGSVLPGTTGAPLQPRWKRVLGWSGPVPRPRHGHRAVAIKELMVVFGGGNEGIVDELHVYNTATNQWFIPAVRGDIPPGCAAYGFVCDGTRLLVFGGMVEYGKYSNDLYELQASRWEWKKLKPKAPKNGAPPCPRLGHSFSLVGNKCYLFGGLANDSEDPKNNIPRYLNDLYTLELRPGSSVVGWDIPVTYGVLPPPRESHTAVVYTEKATKKSRLVIYGGMSGCRLGDLWTLDIDTLTWNKPAISGAAPLPRSLHSATTITNKMYVFGGWVPLVMDDVKVATHEKEWKCTNTLACLNLDALTWETVLMDTLEDNIPRARAGHCSVAINNRLYVWSGRDGYRKAWNNQVCCKDLWYLETERPNPPSRVQLVRANTNSLEVSWGAVSTADMYLLQLQKYDIPSATAATSPALNAAPSLPGNSPKSPAPAAAAPSAQSLPQSGITFVSQAASPTTSVLPSTPASPVAASTARGPAILKVAAPQSGTGTSIVTVRQATQAGKSPVTMTSLPAGVRMVVPTQTTQGTPIGGSPQMSGMAALAAAAAATQKIPPSPGATVLNMPAGATIVKTVAVTPGSTTLPTTVKVASPVMVSNPATRMLKTAAAQVATPTASSPTTAARPIITVHKSGTVTVAQQAQVMTTVVGGVTKTITLVKSPLSMGGNLISNLGKVVSVVQTKPVQTAAVTGQASSNPVTQIIQTKGPLPPGTILKLVTSADGKPTTIITTSQAGGTGNKPTILGISGMSPSATNKPGTTTIIKTIPMSALQQGAAGVTSSTGVKSPITIITTKMMTAGTPGKIITAVPKIGTAAGQQGLTQVVLKGAPGQPGTILRTVPMGGVRLVSPVPGVKPTVTTLVVKGTTGVTTLGTVTGTVSSSLAGGSLASANATLGTPITTLGTIATLSSQVINATAVSAAQSNLTSVTSTMQPTQVTLITTPSGVEAQPGQDLPVSILASPTSEQPTSTESGAGDASGSVTLVCSNPPCETHETGTTNTATTATANMGAGPAGTVQRVCSNPPCETHETGTTNTATTASANMGTVQRVCSNPPCETHETGTTNTATTASSNMGTAPAVTVQLVCSNPPCETHETGTTNTATTASSNMGGNQTGVAQRVCSNPPCETHETGELPSSNMGGNQTGTVQRVCSNPPCETHETGTTNTATTASSNMGGNQTGTAQRVCSNPPCETHETGTTNTATTASSNMGGNQTGTVQRVCSNPPCETHETGTTNTATTATCSMETDEGTAQQSGETSESTTSTEGLPSTAAPQSRAITIVTQATPLPGPAVPSISSITESSSEAGAEPVVMDSSEAESLQAGGQAEAEAVAMQAEFQTEAGAEAMPSDFQAEAAALPSDFQGEAVAVAMQAESQAEEGAVPMEHDTSSMAVGESAQEQLQTAEMEGVEAASASQAEALALPPELMSDGQPTTLMVTGLTPEELAVTAAAEAAAQAAATEEAQALAIQAVLQAAQQAVMSSGDAGGDDQQTHTIPIVLTQQELAALVQQQQQLQAAQQAAAQAALPTEGLAPADSLNDPSSESNGHSEIAAAATSTVVGLLPSTSAETLAPSSTLAPVVVASPAKMQAAAALTEVANGIEAAKQNPPTVTIKPLVKKENQWFDVGIVKVTNMVVTHFYMPADDAAYVEDDSGTIPDYSQMKRVDLQPGTAYKFRVAGINTCGRGAFSEISAFKTCLPGFPGAPCAIKISKSPDGAHLTWEPPSVTSGKITEYSVYLAIQSSQTTEAKPSAPAQLAFMRVYCGPNPSCLVQSTSLSNAHIDYTTKPAIIFRIAARNEKGYGPATQVRWLQESNKDGLSAKPAPKRAVSSPDTKGIGQKKARMDQ, from the exons ATGACGTCCCCCGGTTCCGTTCTGCCTGGAACCACCGGAGCCCCGCTGCAGCCGCGATGGAAGCGGGTTCTGGGATGGTCCGGGCCGGTTCCTCGACCGAGACACGGGCACAGAGCCGTGGCCATCAAGGAGTTGATGGTCGTTTTCGGCGGAGGAAACGAAGGGATCGTTGACGAGTTGCACGTTTATAATACTG cAACAAACCAGTGGTTCATACCAGCTGTTCGTGGAGACATCCCTCCAGGCTGTGCAGCTTATGGTTTTGTATGTGATGGCACACGTCTATTAGTGTTCGGTGGAATGGTGGAATATGGAAAGTACAGCAACGACCTTTATGAGCTACAG GCAAGCAGATGGGAATGGAAAAAATTGAAACCGAAAGCCCCTAAAAATGGAGCACCACCATGTCCTCGCCTGGGCCACAGTTTTTCTCTTGTGGGCAACAAGTGCTATCTTTTTGGGGGGCTTGCCAATGACAGTGAAGACCCCAAGAACAACATTCCCAG ATATTTGAATGACCTTTATACCCTCGAGCTGCGTCCGGGCTCCAGCGTTGTGGGCTGGGATATACCGGTCACATACGGAGTGCTGCCTCCTCCGAGAGAGAGCCACACTGCTGTAGTTTATACTGAAAAAGCTACTAAGAAGTCCCGTCTTGTTATATATGGAGGAATGAGTGGATGCCGTTTGGGAGATCTTTGGACATTGGATATTG ATACACTGACCTGGAACAAGCCTGCAATAAGCGGCGCGGCTCCCCTCCCCCGTAGCCTTCACTCAGCCACCACTATTACAAACAA AATGTATGTTTTTGGTGGCTGGGTTCCTTTAGTGATGGATGATGTGAAGGTGGCCACACATGAGAAGGAATGGAAGTGTACAAACACACTTGCCTGCCTGAATttgg acgCTTTGACATGGGAGACTGTTTTGATGGACACTTTGGAGGACAACATACCACGTGCACGGGCAGGACATTGCTCTGTTGCTATTAACAACAGACTTTATGTTTGGAGTGGACGTGATGGGTACCGCAAGGCTTGGAACAATCAGGTGTGCTGCAAAGACCTGTGGTACCTGGAGACAG AGCGACCTAATCCTCCTTCACGGGTACAGCTTGTCCGGGCCAACACAAATTCTTTGGAGGTTAGCTGGGGAGCGGTGTCTACAGCAGACATGTACCTGCTTCAGCTTCAGAAATATGATATCCCATCAGCCACTGCTGCCACATCACCAGCCCTCAACGCAGCTCCCTCCCTCCCTGGAAATTCGCCTAAGAGTCCAGCGCCTGCTGCAGCTGCTCCATCTGCTCAGAGTCTGCCGCAAAGTGGCATCACCTTCGTGTCCCAGGCTGCTTCTCCCACAACCTCAGTCCTGCCCAGCACACCTGCAAGTCCTGTGGCTGCCTCAACAGCACGTGGACCAG CTATACTGAAAGTTGCAGCCCCTCAGTCAGGCACTGGGACGTCAATTGTCACTGTGCGGCAGGCCACCCAGGCTGGAAAGTCCCCAGTCACtatgacatcacttcctgcaGGTGTTCGCATGGTAGTGCCGACACAGACTACTCAAGGAACG CCCATTGGTGGCAGCCCTCAGATGAGTGGAATGGCAGCTTTGGCCGCAGCTGCTGCAGCCACACAGAAAATCCCTCCTTCCCCTGGAGCCACTGTTCTCAATATGCCGGCTGGGGCCACAATTGTCAAAACGGTGGCTGTGACACCTGGGTCCACCACTCTCCCCACCACAGTTAAAGTGGCATCACCTGTCATG gTAAGCAACCCTGCCACTCGTATGCTAAAGACTGCGGCTGCACAGGTGGCCACTCCAACAGCGTCCAGTCCCACTACAGCAGCTCGGCCAATCATCACTGTGCACAAGTCTGGCACAGTTACCGTAGCCCAGCAGGCTCAGGTTATGACCACGGTGGTGGGTGGAGTCACCAAGACCATCACTCTTGTCAAGAGCCCACTTTCCATGGGTGGAAACTTG atctccAACTTGGGCAAGGTTGTGTCAGTGGTACAGACCAAACCAGTGCAGACAGCTGCTGTGACGGGACAGGCCTCCTCCAACCCAGTGACTCAGATTATACAG ACTAAGGGTCCCCTCCCACCTGGCACTATTCTGAAGCTGGTAACATCTGCGGATGGAAAACCAACCACCATAATTACCACCAGTCAAGCAGGTGGCACAGGAAACAAGCCCACTATCTTGGGCATCAGTGGCATGTCTCCCTCTGCCACCAACAAACCAGGCACCACcactattattaaaacaatccCCATGTCTGCTCTACAGCAGGGAGCTGCAG GTGTGACTAGCAGTACAGGGGTTAAGAGTCCTATTACCATCATCACCACAAAGATGATGACAGCTGGAACTCCTGGCAAAATCATTACAGCTGTGCCTAAGATTGGTACAGCAGCTGGCCAGCAAGGCCTAACACAG GTTGTTCTGAAGGGAGCTCCTGGTCAGCCTGGAACCATCCTTCGCACTGTGCCTATGGGAGGAGTGCGTCTCGTGTCTCCAGTACCTGGGGTCAAGCCAACTGTGACCACACTAGTTGTGAAGGGAACAACTG GTGTAACAACTCTTGGCACAgtcacaggaacagtttctagCAGCCTAGCTGGAGGAAGCTTAGCCAGTGCCAACGCCACCCTGGGAACCCCTATCACCACTTTGGGCACGATTGCCACCCTCTCCAGCCAGGTCATTAATGCTACCGCTGTGTCAGCTGCTCAGAGCAACCTGACCTCCGTCACCTCCACCATGCAG cccACCCAGGTGACTCTCATAACAACACCTAGTGGTGTGGAGGCTCAGCCTGGCCAAGATCTGCCCGTTTCCATCCTGGCCTCTCCCACCTCTGAGCAGCCCACCTCTACTGAGTCTGGTGCAGGCGACGCTTCTGGCAGTGTTACTTTAGTGTGCTCCAATCCACCCTGTGAGACTCATGAGACGGGCACCACCAACACAGCCACCACAGCGACGGCAAATATGGGCGCTGGACCAGCTGGCACAGTACAGAGAGTGTGCTCCAACCCTCCCTGCGAAACGCATGAAACAGGTACAACAAACACTGCCACCACCGCATCTGCAAACATGGGCACTGTACAGAGGGTCTGCTCCAACCCACCATGTGAGACCCATGAAACAGGCACCACCAATACAGCAACCACAGCATCTTCAAATATGGGCACAGCTCCTGCTGTAACTGTCCAGTTGGTCTGCTCCAACCCACCTTGTGAGACCCACGAGACGGGCACTACCAACACAGCAACCACGGCATCATCTAACATGGGTGGAAATCAAACTGGGGTGGCGCAGAGGGTCTGTTCAAACCCACCTTGTGAGACCCACGAGACGGGTGAGCTACCATCCTCTAATATGGGCGGAAATCAGACAGGAACCGTGCAGAGGGTCTGTTCAAACCCACCTTGTGAGACCCACGAGACGGGCACCACCAATACGGCTACTACAGCATCCTCTAATATGGGCGGAAATCAAACAGGAACGGCGCAGAGGGTCTGTTCAAACCCACCTTGTGAGACCCACGAGACGGGCACCACCAATACAGCTACTACCGCATCCTCTAATATGGGCGGAAATCAGACAGGGACCGTGCAGAGGGTCTGTTCAAACCCACCTTGTGAGACCCACGAGACAGGCACGACAAACACTGCAACCACTGCAACCTGCAGTATGGAGACAGATGAGGGAACAG ccCAACAGAGTGGTGAGACATCAGAATCTACCACCAGTACAGAAGGCCTGCCGTCCACTGCAGCACCTCAGAGCAGAGCCATTACTATAGTCACACAGGCAACACCTCTACCAGGACCTGCTGTTCCG TCCATCTCTTCGATCACGGAGTCATCCTCGGAGGCCGGAGCTGAGCCGGTTGTTATGGATAGCTCGGAAGCAGAGTCTTTGCAGGCAGGAGGCCAGGCTGAAGCAGAGGCAGTCGCTATGCAGGCAGAGTTCCAGACAGAGGCGGGGGCAGAAGCAATGCCAAGTGACTTCCAGGCGGAGGCAGCCGCCTTGCCGAGTGATTTCCAGGGAGAAGCTGTAGCGGTAGCCATGCAGGCGGAGAGCCAGGCGGAGGAAGGGGCAGTGCCCATGGAACATGACACTTCTAGCATGGCAGTGGGAGAATCTGCTCAGGAGCAGCTACAGACAGCTGAG aTGGAGGGTGTAGAGGCAGCATCAGCATCACAGGCTGAGGCGCTGGCCTTGCCACCAGAGCTGATGTCAGACGGGCAACCCACAACGCTTATGGTGACGGGTCTGACCCCAGAGGAGCTGGCTGTCACGGCAGCCGCAGAGGCAGCGGCCCAGGCTGCAGCGACAGAAGAGGCCCAAGCCCTCGCCATTCAGGCTGTACTACAAGCAGCACAGCAGGCTGTTATGA GCTCTGGTGATGCCGGAGGAGACGACCAGCAGACCCACACCATACCCATTGTTCTGACCCAGCAGGAACTAGCGGCTTTGGttcagcagcaacagcagctcCAGGCAGCTCAGCAAGCTGCTGCTCAGGCTGCACTGCCCACTGAAGGCTTGGCTCCAGCTGACAGCCTGAATGATCCCTCATCAGAAAGCAACGGACACAGCGAGATTGCTGCTGCTGCCACAAGTACAGTAGTGGGACTGCTGCCTAGCACCTCGGCAGAGA CCTTGGCTCCATCCAGCACATTAGCCCCTGTAGTAGTTGCCAGTCCAGCTAAGATGCAGGCAGCTGCTGCTTTGACTGAAGTGGCTAATGGTATTGAGGCTGCG AAACAAAACCCTCCCACTGTTACCATCAAACCTCTAGTCAAAAAGGAAAACCAGTGGTTTGATGTTGGCATTGTCAAAGTGACCAATATGGTTGTAACGCATTTCTACATGCCTGCAGATGACGCCGCTTATGTTGAG GATGATTCTGGCACAATTCCTGACTATAGCCAGATGAAGAGGGTGGACCTTCAGCCCGGGACAGCATACAAGTTCCGTGTGGCGGGTATAAACACATGTGGCCGTGGAGCCTTTTCGGAAATATCTGCTTTCAAGACCTGTTTACCAGGCTTCCCTGGGGCACCGTGTGCCATAAAGATCAGCAAG AGTCCAGACGGTGCACACCTTACATGGGAGCCCCCATCCGTGACCTCAGGAAAGATCACGGAGTACTCTGTGTATCTGGCCATCCAGAGCAGTCAGACCACAGAGGCCAAACCCTCGGCTCCGGCCCAGCTTGCCTTCATGCGTGTTTACTGTGGGCCAAATCCTTCCTGTCTGGTCCAGTCCACCAGCCTGTCCAATGCCCACATAGACTACACCACCAAACCCGCCATCATCTTCCGCATCGCTGCACGCAACGAGAAAGGTTATGGCCCGGCTACACAAGTGCGATGGCTGCAAG AATCTAACAAAGATGGCCTTTCTGCAAAGCCTGCCCCCAAAAGAGCAGTTTCTTCACCAGATAC gaAAGGGATAGGTCAGAAGAAAGCGAGAATGGACCAGTGA